From Paenibacillus sp. PvR098:
GCTGGATATAGCCGAGTATTGGATCAAGGAAGTTGATATCGATGGCTGGAGGCTTGATGTAGCTAACGAAATCGACCATCAATTTTGGCGTGACTTCCGCAAGGTCGTCAAAACGGCTAAGCCTGAGGCGTATATCGTTGGCGAGGTGTGGAACGACTCCATGAAATGGCTGCTCGGAGATCAGTTCGATTCGGTGATGAACTATCCCTTCTCCTCCAAAGTGCTGGAGTTTTTCTCCGGGTCTTATATCGACGGACATACCTTCTCAAGCAGCATGGGCCACCTGCTCATGCGTTATCCGCAGCAAACGAACGAAGTCATCTTCAACCTGCTCTGCAGCCATGATACACCCCGCATGCTCACACGCGTCGGTGAAGACAAACGAAGACTCAAGCTTTGCGTCGTTTTTCTGCTGACCTATATGGGGACGCCCTGCATCTTCTACGGCGATGAAATCGGTTTAAGTGGCGGGGATGACCCTGATTGCCGCAAATGCATGGAGTGGGACCCGGAAAGACAGGATAATGAGCTTTATGATTTCTATAAACTGATGATCGCGCTGCGCAAAGAATACGATGTCCTTCGTAAGGGGAGTTTTCGCTTCTTGAAGGCCGATTCCGGCGATTCACGAATCATCTATGAGCGGATCGATGACAGCATGCATTTTACCATATGGATGAATAACACGGAAGAAGAGACGGTACTGAGCCATCCGATGGAAACGAGCGATTGGAAGGATGCACTCTCGGGTCAGGAGGCACTTCCCGAGGACGGCATGATGAACATTAAGCTGGATCCGCTCGGGTATCGCATTTTGTATCGCTCACTCTAAGGCTTCATCGGCAGCAACAGGTATAAAGAAGTGGAGTGGTCCTTGTGCCGCAGAGTCGTTGGTTCCGTATCAGCCTTGGTCTGATCCTGCTGCTGATTATTATCAATTTATTCAACCAAATCAGCTTTCTGTTTGTGCCGATCTACACCATGGCCAAGATGCTGCTGATTCCATTCGCCGCGGCGGGCTTCTTCTACTACCTACTGCGTCCACTAGTTCACCTCTGGGAGCGTCGGGGGATGAAGCGTAAGGAAGCTACGCTGCTGATTTATGTGGTCTTGACCGCTTTTACCGCGCTGCTCATGATCGGCCTAGGTCCCATGCTTCAGAGTCAGTTAAATCTCTTTCTGGAAAATGTGCCTGAGCTTCTGGAGGCGCTGCGCGTACAGTTGGAGCATTTCGAAGAAAATCGTTTTCTTGCCGCATTCTTTCCGTCAGACAGCTTTGATCTCACGGCCAAAGTGTCGGATTGGGTAAACCGCAGCATCACCTTAGCTACGAACTACGTTACCGGTTTAATCAGTCTGGTAACTAGTACGCTACTGATCCTGACGGCGATCCCCGTCATTTTGTATTACTGGCTGACGGAGGGGCATTATGCGAAGCAAGCGCTTCTGGACTGGCTCCCTGAGAGAGTGAATTCCGTCGCGGAAGAGCTGCTGACAGAGATCGATAGTGTGCTGGGTGAATTTACGATCGGCCGTATCGTAGTCTGTCTTGTGGTGGGCGTCATGGTCTATGCCGGATTCCTTCTGATCGGCCTCCCTTATCCGATGCTGCTCGCCCTCTTCGCCATGGTCATGAATCTGATACCTCTCATCGGTCCGATGATCGGTACGATTCCAAGCTTTATTGTCGCATTTACGGAATCCTCTGTCATGGCCGTGTGGGTCATCGTCATCGTTGTAGTGGCCAAGCTGGCCGATAACATATTAGTCTCGCCGCAAGTATTCAGCAACCGGATGGACCTGCACCCGTTAACCGTGCTTCTCCTGCTGATCATATCTGCGGAAGCAGCGGGAATTCTCGGCATGATATTCGTCATTCCGGTATATATGGTTGTCAAAATTATGTGGCTTCGCTTCCGGCCGAGGCTGAGCACTTGATATAACAGGAGGAAAAAGAGATGAATACCAATCCAGTGCAATCGGGTGTTGGCAAGGACAGACGCATGGAAGGACAAGTGGCGCTCGTCACCGGCGGAGGGTCGGGGATCGGTAAAGCTTCCGCTCTGCTTCTTAGCGAGCATGGAGCAAAGGTGTGTATCCTTGGAAGAACTGCGGAAGAGCTCGACGAAACGAAAAAGCAAATCGAAGCACGCGGCGGCGAAGCGATGGCTGTAGTCGCGGATATCTCTGTCCCAAGCGATATGGAGGCAGCTGTAAAGCAAACCGTAAATCACTGGGGCCGTCTCGATGTTGTTTGCGCCAATGCCGGCATCAACGGCGTCATGACCTCGATCGAGGACATGGAAGTTGACGATTGGCAGCAGGTGGTGGACATTAACCTAAGAGGTACCTTCCTCACAGTGAAGTATGCAGTGCCTTACATGAAAACAAGCGGTGGCAGTATCATCATCACCAGCTCCATCAACGGCAATCGGGTATTCTCTAACTTAGGCTTCAGCACCTACAGCACCACCAAGGCCGGCCAAGTCGCCTTCATGAAGATGGCTGCCCTGGAGCTGGCGCAATACCGTATTCGCGTCAATGCCATATGCCCTGGCGCGATTGAAACCAACATTGACGATAGCACGCATAAACGTCCGGCGCTGGAGGAGATTCGCATTCCAGTAGAGTTCCCTGAGGGCGACCAACCGCTTGCTCGCGGCCCAGGGTCCTCGGAGCAGGTGGCGGATCTGGTGCTTTTCCTGGCCGGCAAAGCGTCTTCCCACATTTCAGGCACCGAAATTTACATCGACGGCGCGGAATCGCTGCTTCGGGGATAAACAAAGGGCTGCCCCTCTTCTAAGGGGCGGCCCTTTGAGGCTTTTATGATCAGATGCTTCCTATCTTGGACACGGACGGATTCAATACATAATTCCGCCCTTTGGTAAACTGAGGCAATAAAACCGCATGGGCGTGCAATAATTCTTGGGTCATATCCCAGATTTCATCTAAAGACAGTACGGATGAGGTATGCGGATCCAGCATCACCGCTTGATACACATAATCCACATTCCCTGTGAGCACGGCCTCAACCGTTAACTGCTGAACATTAATATTGGTCATGTTCATGGCTGCCAGCTGCGGCGGAAGGTCGCCCACATAGCAAGGCTGAATTCCGCCCTTATTCACAAGGCAAGGTACTTCCACGCATGAATTTTGCGGCAGGTTGGTAATTAAGCGGGTATTCAGAACGTTCCCCCATATGACACGGTCCGTTCCCGTTTCAATTGAATGAATAATCGGAGCGCCGTATTCATGGCTTTTTTCCGTTTCGAACGATTCGCCGTTCTCGATCTTCCGCTTCGTTTCCTCAAACCGCAGCAGATTCCTCTCGCTGCGGCGAATATACTCGTCAATCGGAATATCAAAATGCTGAATCAAATCGTCTCGTTTATTGAAATAAGGCGTGTATTCAGACATATGCTCACTGGATTCGGTAACAAAAAAGTTCAATCGACGCATCATTTCAAAACGAACCTTGTCTTGCGCGAAAATCTCCACTTTATCCATCGCTTGAAAGAGCCTCGGGTATAAGTCTTCTCCCTTACGCTTTAACTCCAGAAACCAGGCCATATGGTTAATGCCGGCCACTTTATAATCCAGTTCTTCTATCGGAATATTAAGATAGGAAGCCAAATCATCTGCCGTATTCTGTACACTGTGACAAAGTCCGACCGCCTTGACGGAGCTCGCCTTCGCTACGGCCAGCATAAGCATCGCCATCGGGTTCGTGTAGTTTAACAAGAGAGCATCGGGACATACCTCTTCCATGTCACGGCAAAAATCCAGCATAACCGGGGCTGTACGCAATGCTCTGAACACGCCGCCAATACCTAGTGTATCGGCAATGGTCTGCTTCACGCCATATTTTTTAGGGATTTCAAAGTCCTTCAGGGTGGCCTCATGCAGGCCCACCTGAATGAGGTTCAGCACATAATTAGCACCCGTTAAGGCTGCCTTGCGATCGAGCGTTGCTTCCACTCGCGCTTTATTGCCATGCTGCTCCACCAATTTTTTTGCCATTTGCTCAGCGGTCTGCAAGCGGACCGGTTGGATATCGGTTAAACTGAAGGTACTGTCTGAAAGCTCGGGATACGATAAAATATCGGAAATTAATCGTTTCGCAAAAACTACGCTTCCCGCTCCAATAATCGTAATCTTAGCCATGGTTGGTCCCTCCCAATGAATGATGTTATCTCTCTTCTATTTGATTATTCTTTCGTACCTGAGCTGACCATCCCTTGAACAAAATAACGCTGGAACAGCAAGAACACAATCATGATCGGGATGATGGAAAGCAGCGTCAGACACATGGTCATCGTCCAATCAATGTAATGCTCCCCTTTGACCATCGCCAAGCCCAGTTGGACAGTGTACATGCTCTTCTCGGAGACGGCAATCAGCGGCCAAATCAGATCGTTCCATCTCCACATGAAGGTGAAGATGACCAGCACGGCAATCAATGGCTTCACGTTAGGCAGGATGATCCGGTTAAAGATTTTCAACTCACCCGCACCGTCGATTCGCGCCGCTTCAATGAGGGAGTCGGGAATGTTCATGATATACTGCCTTGCTAAGAATAAGCCGAACGCCTCCGCGCCCCGCGGAACAATGAGCCCTGCGTAGGTATTGATCCAATCTAGCTCCTTCAGGATATAGAAGTTAGGTACCATAATGATTTGCGTGGGAATCATCAAGGTACTCAAAACCATCATAAAAAGCACCGTTTTCCCAACAAAGTTATATTTGGCGAAGGCATACCCGGCCAGACAGTTAATGAAGACCGTCATAACGACTGAGAAGACCGCAACAATCATGCTGTTCCCTACGTAGCCCATGAACGGCGCGGCATTCAACGCATCAGAGAAATTGCTCCACATGAGCTTCTCCGGAATAATATGTATCCTGCTTCCGGCCGCTTCCGCCGGAGTTTTTAATGCCGTTGAAAGCATCCAGATAAAAGGAAGCAAAAACAAGGCCGAACCTGCGCAAAGGATCAAAAAAATCATACTGGTTTTCCATGAATTTCGATTCAGCTTAGGGATCGACGGGACCAGGATGGACCTTTTCTTAAGGCCGGTCACTTCATGTGCTTTCATCCTTTCTCCCTCCCTAATCTTAATTGAATCGCCGCCAAGACCATC
This genomic window contains:
- a CDS encoding AI-2E family transporter, translating into MPQSRWFRISLGLILLLIIINLFNQISFLFVPIYTMAKMLLIPFAAAGFFYYLLRPLVHLWERRGMKRKEATLLIYVVLTAFTALLMIGLGPMLQSQLNLFLENVPELLEALRVQLEHFEENRFLAAFFPSDSFDLTAKVSDWVNRSITLATNYVTGLISLVTSTLLILTAIPVILYYWLTEGHYAKQALLDWLPERVNSVAEELLTEIDSVLGEFTIGRIVVCLVVGVMVYAGFLLIGLPYPMLLALFAMVMNLIPLIGPMIGTIPSFIVAFTESSVMAVWVIVIVVVAKLADNILVSPQVFSNRMDLHPLTVLLLLIISAEAAGILGMIFVIPVYMVVKIMWLRFRPRLST
- a CDS encoding SDR family NAD(P)-dependent oxidoreductase codes for the protein MNTNPVQSGVGKDRRMEGQVALVTGGGSGIGKASALLLSEHGAKVCILGRTAEELDETKKQIEARGGEAMAVVADISVPSDMEAAVKQTVNHWGRLDVVCANAGINGVMTSIEDMEVDDWQQVVDINLRGTFLTVKYAVPYMKTSGGSIIITSSINGNRVFSNLGFSTYSTTKAGQVAFMKMAALELAQYRIRVNAICPGAIETNIDDSTHKRPALEEIRIPVEFPEGDQPLARGPGSSEQVADLVLFLAGKASSHISGTEIYIDGAESLLRG
- a CDS encoding alpha-glucosidase/alpha-galactosidase, with the protein product MAKITIIGAGSVVFAKRLISDILSYPELSDSTFSLTDIQPVRLQTAEQMAKKLVEQHGNKARVEATLDRKAALTGANYVLNLIQVGLHEATLKDFEIPKKYGVKQTIADTLGIGGVFRALRTAPVMLDFCRDMEEVCPDALLLNYTNPMAMLMLAVAKASSVKAVGLCHSVQNTADDLASYLNIPIEELDYKVAGINHMAWFLELKRKGEDLYPRLFQAMDKVEIFAQDKVRFEMMRRLNFFVTESSEHMSEYTPYFNKRDDLIQHFDIPIDEYIRRSERNLLRFEETKRKIENGESFETEKSHEYGAPIIHSIETGTDRVIWGNVLNTRLITNLPQNSCVEVPCLVNKGGIQPCYVGDLPPQLAAMNMTNINVQQLTVEAVLTGNVDYVYQAVMLDPHTSSVLSLDEIWDMTQELLHAHAVLLPQFTKGRNYVLNPSVSKIGSI
- a CDS encoding carbohydrate ABC transporter permease, translated to MKAHEVTGLKKRSILVPSIPKLNRNSWKTSMIFLILCAGSALFLLPFIWMLSTALKTPAEAAGSRIHIIPEKLMWSNFSDALNAAPFMGYVGNSMIVAVFSVVMTVFINCLAGYAFAKYNFVGKTVLFMMVLSTLMIPTQIIMVPNFYILKELDWINTYAGLIVPRGAEAFGLFLARQYIMNIPDSLIEAARIDGAGELKIFNRIILPNVKPLIAVLVIFTFMWRWNDLIWPLIAVSEKSMYTVQLGLAMVKGEHYIDWTMTMCLTLLSIIPIMIVFLLFQRYFVQGMVSSGTKE